The Sinorhizobium fredii genome contains the following window.
GGGCAATGACGCGACGCTGCTTTTGCGCGATCTCTCGCGCCTCGGCGAGATGAGCATCCTTTGCGACATGGACGAACTGCCGGCGCTCGGCAGCATGAATCCGGAGGCCGCCTATTTCGCCTGGAAGATCTCGCTGAAGACCGACAAGGGCGAAGACGCGATCCGTTCGGTTTTCGAATTTGCCGAGTGGGATTGCGAACTCGAAGTGACGCTCGCCGGCGACCCTGCCAATGCGGGCGAGGAATTGCCGATGCAGCCCGTTCCGTTCGACCTGTCGCTGCTCGATGAAGAGGCGCCGGCCACGGCAGGGGCTTCCGAGGACGAGGAGCAAGCCGTTGCCCAGCGCGAGGCTCGCGACGAGGCCCTGTCTGCCGCGGCGACCGCGAGCAAGGTCCTGCAGATGGCCCAGACCGCACGCGCTTCGGCCGAAAGCGCGAAGAGCGCAACGCCGGTCTCCGCGGCACAGGCGGCAGCACAGCAGGCCGCGTCGGCTGCCACCCCGACGATCCGCGTCGATCTCGACCGCGTCGACCGCCTGATCAACCTGGTCGGCGAGCTCGTCATCAACCAGGCGATGCTGTCGCAGAGCGTCATCGAGAACGACACCAACGGTACGTCGTCGATCAATATGGGGCTCGAGGAGCTGCAGCAGCTCACCCGCGAGATCCAGGACAGCGTCATGGCGATCCGCGCGCAGCCGGTAAAGCCGGTGTTCCAGCGCATGTCGCGAATCGTCCGCGAAATCGCCGACATGACCGGCAAGTCGGTACGTCTCGTCACCGAAGGCGAGAACACCGAGGTCGACAAGACGGTCATCGACAAGCTGGCCGAGCCGCTGACGCACATGATCCGCAATGCGGTCGACCACGGTCTCGAAACGCCGGAAAAGCGTGTCGCCGCCGGCAAGAACCCGGAAGGCACGGTCCGGCTGACGGCGAAGCACCGGTCCGGCCGCATCGTTATCGAGCTTGCCGATGACGGCGCCGGCATCAACCGCGAGAAGGTCCGGCAGAAGGCCATCGACAACGACCTGATCGCCGCCGATGCCAATCTATCCGACGAGGAAATCGACAACCTGATCTTCCACGCGGGCTTTTCGACCGCAGACAAGATCTCCGACATTTCCGGCCGCGGCGTCGGCATGGATGTCGTCAAGCGGTCGATCCAGGCACTCGGCGGCCGCATCAACATCTCGTCGAAGCCGGGGCAGGGTTCTGTCTTCACGATGAGCCTGCCGCTGACGCTCGCCGTCCTCGACGGCATGGTGGTGACGGTCGCCAACCAGACGCTCGTCGTGCCGCTGACGGCAATCGTCGAAACACTTCAGCCGGAGGCCTCGGCGATCCACAGCTTCGGTGCCTCCCAGCGGCTGATCTCGATCCGCAACTCCTTCTGCCCGCTGGTCGACGTCGGACGCATCCTGAACTTCCGCGCTATCCAGGCCAATCCGGTCGAAGGGGTGGCGCTGCTCGTCGAGTCCGAAGGCGGCGGCCAGCGCGCCCTGATGGTCGATGCGATCCAGGGCCAGCGGCAGGTGGTCATCAAGAGCCTCGAGGCGAACTACACCCATGTGCCGGGCATTGCGGCGGCCACCATTCTCGGCGATGGGCGCGTGGCGCTTATCCTCGATGTCGACGCGATCGTCGCCGCCTCGCGCGGACACTCCCTGAAACCTGAAATGTCTCTTGCTGCAGCCGGATAATACTATGACCTATGTCGCAAAAAATCTGACGACTAGCGGACGGGAGCTGATCGCTTTCCGCGCCGGCGGCCAGGAATTCTGCGTCAACGTAATGTCGGTCCGCGAAATTCGCGGCTGGACGCCTGCGACCGCGATGCCGCACGCGCCGAGCTACATGCTCGGCGTCATCAACCTGCGCGGCGCGGTGCTGCCGATCATCGACTTTTCCGCCCGCCTCGGCATGAAGCCGGCCGAGCCGACGGTCCGTCATGTGATCATCGTCGCCCAGGTGAAGAGCCAGGTGGTGGGGCTTCTGGTCGATGCCGTCTCCGACATCCTGACCGTCTCGGATGGCGACATCCAGCCGACCCCGGATATCGCGTCGGACTTCGAAAGGAGCTTCGCGCGTGGCGTCCTGGCAATCGAGGGGCGGATGATCTGCCTGGTCGAACTCGACCAGGTCTGCCCGCAAGAAGAAAGGGAAGCGGCATGAGGGCCAAGGCCACTTTCGAACAGAAGCTGTCGCCGGACGAATGCCTTGCGGCCGGCGAATATCCGCTGACCCGCCGCGACCTCAGCGAAATTGCCGCGATGATCTATGCGGATGCCGGCATCTACCTGAACGAATCCAAGGCGTCGCTGGTCTATTCGCGGCTGTCGAAACACATCCGCAACCTAGGCCTCAAGGGCTTCCGCGACTATTGCCAGCTCGTCGCCTCGCCGGCCGGTGCTGCGGCGCGCCGCGACATGCTCTCGCATCTGACCACCAACTTCACCCGCTTCTTTCGCGAGAACCATCATTTCGAGCATCTGAAGACCGACGTGCTGCCGGGCCTCATCGCCCGGGCGAAGAACGGCGGCCGGGTCCGCATCTGGTCGGCCGCCTGCTCGGACGGCCAGGAGCCCTATTCGATCGCGCTGACGGTGCTGTCGCTGCTGCCGAATGCCGCCGAATATGACTTCCGAATCCTCGCGACCGACATCGATCCGAAGATCCTGGCGCTCGCCCGCGCCGGCGCCTATGACGCGACGGCGCTCGAAACGGTAAGCCCCGCCATGCGCAAGCAATGGTTCAGGGAGGTCGAGGTCAACGGCCGCGGCAAGTGGCAGATCGATGACCGCGTCAAGCGGCTGATCACCTTCAACGAGCTCAATCTGATGGCGCAATGGCCGCTCAAGGGGCCCTTCGACGTGATCTTCTGCCGCAACGTGGTGATCTACTTCGACGAGCCGACGCAGATGAAGATCTGGTCGCGATTTGCGGGCGTGCTCGACACGGGCGGCCATCTCTATATCGGTCACTCGGAGCGCGTCTCGGGGGATGCCAAGACGATCTTCGACAATATCGGCGTCACCACCTATCGCCACACCGGCAAATTCCATGGAGGTCGGGCATGAACGCTCCCGCCCGTGTTCTCGTCGTCGATGACTCGCCCACCATGCGCGGGCTGATCTCGGCCGTGCTCAATGCCGATCCGGAGGTGAAGGTCGTCGGTCAGGCGGCCGACGCGCTCGAGGCTCGCCAGGCAATCAAGCAGCTGGATCCCGATGTCGTCACCCTCGACATCGAGATGCCGAACATGAACGGCCTCGAGTTCCTCGACAAGATCATGCGGCTGAGGCCCATGCCGGTCATCATGGTCTCGACGCTGACCCACAAGGGTGCCGAGGCGACGATCGCCGCGCTCGAAATCGGCGCCTTTGATTGCGTTGGCAAGCCGCATCCCGGCGATCCGAATCCGTTCGGCGGTCTGGTCGACAAGGTCAAGGCGGCGGCGCGCTCGCAGCGCAAATCGATGATCACCAGCAACCGGGCAGCATCGACGCCGGCCGTAAGCAGCGCGTCCGACTACAAGGCGGGCCGCAAGATCATCGCGATCGGCGCCTCGACCGGCGGCGTGGAGGCCCTGATTGCCGTCCTGCAAAAGTTCCCGGCAAATTGCCCGCCGACGGTGATCACGCAGCACATGCCGCACACCTTCACCAAGAGCTTTTCCGAACGGCTGAACCGGCTCTGCGCGCCGACCGTCCAGGAGGCGACCGACGGCGCCCGTCTCGAGGTCGGCAAGGTCTATCTGGCGCCCGGCGGCGACCGGCACCTTCAGGTCGCCAATGCCTCCGCGCCCTGCTGCCGGCTGGTTGACCGGGAACCCGTCAACGGGCATCGCCCGTCGGTCGACGTGCTGTTCGATTCGGTTGCCGAATTGGCGGGGCGCAATTCGATCGGTGTGATCCTGACCGGCATGGGGCGCGACGGCGCGGCCGGCCTCCTCAAGATGCGGCATGCTGGGGCGCGCACCTTCGGACAAAACGAAAAGACTTGTGTCGTCTATGGAATGCCCAGAGTGGCTTACGAATTGGGCGCTGTCGAAACGCAGCTCCCCCTCGGATCGATCGGGGAGGAGATATTGAAGACGGCAGCAGCCCGGAAGGAAGGAAGCGAATA
Protein-coding sequences here:
- a CDS encoding chemotaxis protein CheA encodes the protein MDMNEIKEIFFQECEEQLAELESGLLKLNDGDRDPETVNAVFRAVHSIKGGAGAFGLDDLVSFAHVFETTLDCVRSNRLEPNQDVLKVMLKSADVLADLTNAARDGGSVDEARSRQLIKELEALANGELPQAAAAEPVAKPAPVAAPAPAPAPAPVVNEEGFQPVAFSFDEFEANEPPAVEPSTFEILFRPKSELYAKGNDATLLLRDLSRLGEMSILCDMDELPALGSMNPEAAYFAWKISLKTDKGEDAIRSVFEFAEWDCELEVTLAGDPANAGEELPMQPVPFDLSLLDEEAPATAGASEDEEQAVAQREARDEALSAAATASKVLQMAQTARASAESAKSATPVSAAQAAAQQAASAATPTIRVDLDRVDRLINLVGELVINQAMLSQSVIENDTNGTSSINMGLEELQQLTREIQDSVMAIRAQPVKPVFQRMSRIVREIADMTGKSVRLVTEGENTEVDKTVIDKLAEPLTHMIRNAVDHGLETPEKRVAAGKNPEGTVRLTAKHRSGRIVIELADDGAGINREKVRQKAIDNDLIAADANLSDEEIDNLIFHAGFSTADKISDISGRGVGMDVVKRSIQALGGRINISSKPGQGSVFTMSLPLTLAVLDGMVVTVANQTLVVPLTAIVETLQPEASAIHSFGASQRLISIRNSFCPLVDVGRILNFRAIQANPVEGVALLVESEGGGQRALMVDAIQGQRQVVIKSLEANYTHVPGIAAATILGDGRVALILDVDAIVAASRGHSLKPEMSLAAAG
- a CDS encoding chemotaxis protein CheW, which gives rise to MTYVAKNLTTSGRELIAFRAGGQEFCVNVMSVREIRGWTPATAMPHAPSYMLGVINLRGAVLPIIDFSARLGMKPAEPTVRHVIIVAQVKSQVVGLLVDAVSDILTVSDGDIQPTPDIASDFERSFARGVLAIEGRMICLVELDQVCPQEEREAA
- a CDS encoding protein-glutamate O-methyltransferase, producing MRAKATFEQKLSPDECLAAGEYPLTRRDLSEIAAMIYADAGIYLNESKASLVYSRLSKHIRNLGLKGFRDYCQLVASPAGAAARRDMLSHLTTNFTRFFRENHHFEHLKTDVLPGLIARAKNGGRVRIWSAACSDGQEPYSIALTVLSLLPNAAEYDFRILATDIDPKILALARAGAYDATALETVSPAMRKQWFREVEVNGRGKWQIDDRVKRLITFNELNLMAQWPLKGPFDVIFCRNVVIYFDEPTQMKIWSRFAGVLDTGGHLYIGHSERVSGDAKTIFDNIGVTTYRHTGKFHGGRA
- the cheB gene encoding protein-glutamate O-methylesterase CheB; translation: MNAPARVLVVDDSPTMRGLISAVLNADPEVKVVGQAADALEARQAIKQLDPDVVTLDIEMPNMNGLEFLDKIMRLRPMPVIMVSTLTHKGAEATIAALEIGAFDCVGKPHPGDPNPFGGLVDKVKAAARSQRKSMITSNRAASTPAVSSASDYKAGRKIIAIGASTGGVEALIAVLQKFPANCPPTVITQHMPHTFTKSFSERLNRLCAPTVQEATDGARLEVGKVYLAPGGDRHLQVANASAPCCRLVDREPVNGHRPSVDVLFDSVAELAGRNSIGVILTGMGRDGAAGLLKMRHAGARTFGQNEKTCVVYGMPRVAYELGAVETQLPLGSIGEEILKTAAARKEGSE